From Acidianus brierleyi:
TAATCTAGTTTTTAGCTTCTCTAAAATTTCTCTTTTTCTATTTAATAATATATCGTTTATTTGATCTGTATTTACTTTCCAATAATATACGTACCAACCAGTATCTTTATCTCTAGACCGCCTGTAGCTTACTAAACCTTGGTCTGCTAATGCATAAAGTTTTTTCCTTACTTCGTTCACTTTTACTCCTAATTCATTAGCTATTTCATCATCGGTTATTTCTATTTTTCTGTTTAAGAGAAATTGCAAAACATCTAAAACCTCCTCTCCTAATAACTCTTTAGCTAGGCTTGTGACCAAATTATCTATATTACTCATTTTTTAATCACCTTTTTTCCTGCTTTTTGGGGAACAATAAGAAATTTTGAGTCTCCAAATACTATATTTAGTTGTTCTCCCTTATATATTCTATCTAAAAAAATTGCTAAAGCAGCAACTTCAGAATGTGGCTGATTAGAGATTGCTATATTATAATCCGCAGCATGATAATACCAACTTTCTACTTTTTCTGCACCTACAATTACGAGAATGTTATCTAGGTCTGGTATAGTGCCAGCAATACTATTAATATTTATACCATACATAGTAAGATGAATAACTTTTCCGCCGTTGTTTTTCCATTCTTCTACGAGTTTCTTTGGGTTTTTAATAAATGAAAGAGTAAAATAATTTCCTCCCCACTCATTTTTTACCTTTTCTATACTTTTAAGTATATTTTCATCCTCCCCTTCAATATATATCCCCTTAGCGCCGAAAGCTCTGGCAACCAATGCAACATGCGTAGTAACTCTCTTGTCTCTACCTGGCCTATGACCAAGTCTTAGTATATAAATATTTTTTAACTCAGAAGTTTTAATGTTCTCTCCCTCAGCACGTCTATATTATATAACTTAGTTGCTGAAGTAGAAATAACATCAATTATCGGAAAATAAAGTTCATTACTTAGCTTTGAAATAATGTCAAGTTTTCGTAAAACGTCAGTATTATCATGCACTTTATCTACTTTATTAGCAACCATTATTATAGGTTTGCCAGATACACCTATTTCTCTTATTATATTAAATGATGATTTTATCATATCAATTAAGGTAAGATCTGGCAACGAAATATCTACTACCATTAGAATTCCAGACGCATATTTTATTTCTGATAATGTGACAAAGAAAGCCTCAATAATTTGAGGAGGGATTCCTCTTATAAATCCAACTGTATCTACAAGAAGAATCTTTTTACTATCAACCTTTATTGAATATCGCTTAGGCGAAGTTGTGGTAAACATAGAATTATCTACTTTTTGACTGAGCCCAGTAAGTGCGTTAAATATTGAAGTTTTGCCAGCGTTAGTATAACCCGCTATAGCAATACTCGGTAAACCTTCATTTTTAGTCTTTTGGACCTGAATTTCTCTACTTTCCTTTAGATGTTCTAATTCTTTAGATATTCTTGATATTTTTCTATGATAAAGTCTTAAAGTCGATTCTACGCCGTATACTCCTGCGCCTAATGGACCTTGTTGTTCTGTTATTTTAGATTTTTTATACATATCCTTTATTATAGGTAACTCGTATCTTAGCCTAGCTAATTCTATCTGTAGCTTTGCTTCTTTAGATCCAGCATGAAGCGCGAATATTTCTAACAATAGCAAAAGTTTATCTATAACTTTCTTTTCAGGTATTTTCCTATTAAGGTTAATAAAATGTCTTGGCCTAAGTAAATCGAAAATTATTATAGTATCGATATTATTAGACTCTGCAATTTTAGCCAATCTGTCTTCTTGAATATAAAAAAATGAATTAGGCTTCTTAGGTAATTTATATATATCTAAAATCTCATAACCGGCTGTTTCAGCTAATGTTAATGCTTCATCTTTAAATTCGTCTGATACAAAGAGTACTGCT
This genomic window contains:
- a CDS encoding tRNA methyltransferase — its product is MLRLGHRPGRDKRVTTHVALVARAFGAKGIYIEGEDENILKSIEKVKNEWGGNYFTLSFIKNPKKLVEEWKNNGGKVIHLTMYGININSIAGTIPDLDNILVIVGAEKVESWYYHAADYNIAISNQPHSEVAALAIFLDRIYKGEQLNIVFGDSKFLIVPQKAGKKVIKK
- the tfe gene encoding transcription factor E, giving the protein MSNIDNLVTSLAKELLGEEVLDVLQFLLNRKIEITDDEIANELGVKVNEVRKKLYALADQGLVSYRRSRDKDTGWYVYYWKVNTDQINDILLNRKREILEKLKTRLEYEENNEFYICPEDKNKYTFEEAFENEFKCPRCGSQLEYYDSKKVREVLGKKIKDLQDEIDKETKLGPSNSS
- the hflX gene encoding GTPase HflX, with the protein product MKAVLFVSDEFKDEALTLAETAGYEILDIYKLPKKPNSFFYIQEDRLAKIAESNNIDTIIIFDLLRPRHFINLNRKIPEKKVIDKLLLLLEIFALHAGSKEAKLQIELARLRYELPIIKDMYKKSKITEQQGPLGAGVYGVESTLRLYHRKISRISKELEHLKESREIQVQKTKNEGLPSIAIAGYTNAGKTSIFNALTGLSQKVDNSMFTTTSPKRYSIKVDSKKILLVDTVGFIRGIPPQIIEAFFVTLSEIKYASGILMVVDISLPDLTLIDMIKSSFNIIREIGVSGKPIIMVANKVDKVHDNTDVLRKLDIISKLSNELYFPIIDVISTSATKLYNIDVLRERTLKLLS